Sequence from the Clostridium butyricum genome:
CAGTATATATTCTATTTAATGTAAAAGATATAATACAAAAAATATTTGCTCTTATTGCTGAATTTGTCCAAGTTGAATATATTTCGCATGAAGCAACATTTTTAATGTAATCTTTAAAAGGTACTTTATAATTTGGTGCTGATGGATCATCAGGAACTCCTTGATGAACAATAATATATTCTGGTACTATAGGTTGAGGTAATACAACTCCTGAGGTTGGCGGTGGCAGTGGTTTCTCTGGATCCTCTGGTATCTTAGGAGGATAATCCCCGTTCAAAGTATTGGGTGGTATATTTATAACTTCTTGTCTCATACCTCCTCTTCCTAAATTGTTTTCTAAATTAACTACTTGATAAGCAATTTGAGTAGGAAATACTTGACATCCCCTTATTATTACTGTATCGAATCCATCTCTTTCTACAGTTAGATCATATAAACTATATGGAATCTGATTAATATTCGGATCTAAAGAATATTCTACAGGTGGTGTTGGCAGCTCTACTATTTGAGTTAGTCCAACTACATCTGTAACTAACTCAATATTATTAACATTTTCAAAACCTGTTGTTCCACTAACAGTTATCCTAGCACCATCAATGGGAATATAATCATCACCTCTGAAGCATTGAATCTTTAATCCACCAACGTCTGCTCTAAAATTTCCATTACTTCTATTATTCATAAATTTCCTCTTTATATTTTTTTTCATAATATTATATTCTATAAAAGTATTATTTGTTACTATCACTTCTTTCTGTTTTACATATCGCCTAGATAAAATAGCATTTAAGTCAGCTTGAAGTAAATTGAAACTATTAAGTGCACATACTTCGCCATAGCCCCATAATGGATTGGGATACGTTACATCTGTACGTCTTCTCTGAGCACCTTTTAATAAATAATACTTCAATCTTTGTCCAAAGAGATATAAATCATTTCCTTTGATTATCCCCCATTGCATCATTAATGCGCATATTCCTGCAACTTGAGGTGCTGCCATTGAAGTACCTGTTTTACTGTCATATCCTCCATTTGGTACTGGTCCAACTATCTCTTCTCCTGGTGCGACTAAATCAGGTTTTACTAAATTCCCTCTATTTTGTGCTCCCCGTCCGCTAAACGACGATAGATTGTTAGTTCTATAATTATAGCTCCCTACTGCAATAATATTGTCTACTGTTGCTGGTATCCCTAAAGTATTATATTGGTTTGGTTCTAAAAATTTTGTCGCTGGATTAAGCCCTTCAAGTACTGGGAGCCATATTGAATATTCGCCTAAATATTCATTCAAAACATTTATTTCCAATGCCCATACACCTTCAGCAAGAAATCCAGTTCTAGCAGAAAGTATTATTTTTATTTCACTATTTAGTTCAAAAGGTTTTGGACCTGATACATATATATCATATCTATTACTTCCTATAGTTCCTTGAATGTATCCTTCCCGTATAGTAATATTTCCACTACTTTGACTCATTGGGTTTATTACATTAATTGATATATCAGGTAAAATCGGCTTATATAAATTCATAACAATTGACTTCTCTTCACTTGCAATATTAAAAATTTTCCTTTGAGTTTTTGTTAGTTCGCCTCCAACATGGTGTCCAGCATCTCCTTCATTACCAGCTGCAATAACAATAGCTACTCTCTCTAGGCTTTGAACCGTTCTAATATATTGCTCTAATAGACTACTCCCATCGTGAGCTCCATCATTTGTACTTAAGCTAATATTAATAACTAAAGGCATATTTAGTTCTTTGCTTCTATCTAGTAGAAACTTAATTCCCTGCATAATCTGTGAACTTAAAACTGCAGTTCCTCTTGCTGCTTTAACCATCGCTATTGATGCATTAGGCGCTGCACCTCTATACATAGGGTTTATGTTACCACCAGCACATGCAATTCCTGCAACATGTGTTCCATGTCCCGTATTATCAATAGACGGAACTATCGAATATGGATTAGAAGACTTTATTGCTTCCTCTATCATTTGCTTATTATAAATATTTCCACCAGTACTTAAATCATAGATATATTCTATCCTTGTCGTACCAGCAGTATTCATAAATGCTGGATGTGTATAATCTATTCCTGAATCTACAAACCCAACTAATACTCCTTCACCTGAAACATCAAAGTTAGGAGCTAATTGGGCAATACAAGAGACTCTATTACTTTCCTGATCTTGTTCATACAGACTCTTTGGCAGTTCTATATACTGAATTGCATTACTTAATGATAATTGCTCTAACTTTTCTCTAGGTATATTAACTACAGCAAAATTAAATCCTAGATCTTGAAATTTTCCACCTAATCCTTCAATGAATGCTTTTGTTTGTTCTGGAGTACCCCTATATAAGATAGTAAGTTCTAGATTATTATCTTGACTTTGATATTTATATCCAAGCTCATCCAATATTTCTTTTGGTACATTAGTTAATAATCCTATTAATACGTCAGCTTTAGAAGAAACTTCTCTTTGTATCTCAGCCATAACAACCACGCTCTAAATTAATATATATAAACATACTATGCTGACAACTATCTAGTGAAACAATTAAGTATGTAACCCTCAAAAATATTTTTCCTAGTTCCTTTTTCTCATAAACTCATACACATGAATCTCTCCCATACGACTTTTAATAAATTCAAAGTACTCATAGTGACGATACGAAACTAAAATTTTTGCCTTTTAGAATGGTTCAACACAAAAAAATGTAACACTCAGTTCTTGACAGTGTAAAACTGAACTTATTTGGGTATTGATCCTTTAGAATTTTGTAAAAAATAATGCTAACCTGGATATTATATGGAATGTATATTTTAATCAAAAACACAAAAAATAGACTGAAGTGAGGTGTTAGTATGAAAATCAATAAATTTTTAGCAATTTTTTTAATATCAATAATTGCATTTACAGAAACCCCAAAAGCTCTTGTTAAATCAGATGTTTATAAACAAGGTATTTATGACATTTCTGAAGCAAACCCATTTCGTGCTACAGCTAAACTTGTTAAAGCAAATGGTGGCATTACAAGTTTAAGTATAGTTGACTCAACTGGTAATCAAAAATTTTATAACAGATTCGATACTGAAAATGAATCTATAAATTTAGGTTTTATTAATAATGCTGATCTTATAGCAATAGTTGGTAAGGGGGAAATAGCCATTACTTTTTCTAAATAAATAGAAATTTAACATATAGTCCATTCTTTTGAATAAGAAAATCCTTTTTTATTATTGAGATTGTTGCGTACATTAGCCAAACTTTTCTGCGAAACTCTTCTAATCCTTAATTTATCTTATAGTTATCAGAAAAGAATAAAACCTAGTAATTTCAATGGTTTATAGGCTTATAATAGGAAAGTTGGCTTAAGTAAGATTCAAGTTAAATACAATAAAAATATAAAAAAACAAGAGAATATAAAATGGATCCTGTGTCAAGGACACTATAAAAAAAGTGTTATGAAGCTAATAAAAGATGATTTCTATATTGTTTAGGAGTCATCTTTTTTAGATTCCACTGATATCTGTAATTATTATAATAGTTGATGTAGTCATCAATCATATCAATAAGTTCTTCAAGTGTATTACATGATTGAAAGTCTATTTCATCTTTCATATGCCCGAAGAAGGATTCTTGAGGCGCATTGTCCCAACAGTTGCCACGACGAGACATTGATTGACCAAGATTATTATCCTTTAGAAGTTTTTGGAATTTTGGACTAGTATAATGGAATCCTTGATCTGAATGAACAAATGCACTTTCATGTAAGTCATCTTTATGGTGCGTTATTAATTTATTTATAGTAGTTATAGCAATATCAAGTTTTATAGAATCTGAAACATGATAAGCTAGAATATCGTTGCTACTACCATCTTTGATGGTAGACAAATAAGCCATATGATTATTTCCATATGGCAAGTATGTAATATCCGTCAATAATACCTTTCCCGGCACTCCTTGCTTAAAATTACGTTCTAATAAGTTTGGAACTACTGTATGTTCTTTGGTTGCTTTTGCCATTCGGCGGTACGGGTTGGCTTTTCTAATAGGACATTTAATATTATATTTTCTCATAATACGTTGAATTTTCTTTCTACTATAAATTATAGAAAGCTCATTTTCTAAAACCATTTTTATAGAACGGGATCCTTTGCTATAACCTTTGTAATTATAAGCCATAAGAATATTGTCTCTAGCTTCCAAATCTTTATTTTCCATTAATATTTGATTATCAAGTGTATTTAGATAATTATAATATCCCGAGCGTGAAACATTTAAAAGATCACAGAAATATGAAACCATATTTTTATAGCTATTATTAGTGATAGTTTCATATATTAACTTAAATATCTCCTTACCTTCTAGATTTACGCTGCTGTTTACCAGCCTCCTTTCTGTCACGTCTAATTTTTTTAACAGTTCTAATTGCTCCTCTAATAACTTAATTTTAGCTTCTTGTTTTTGAATAATATCATCTTTAGATAATTGCTTTTCACTTGGTCGTCCAGAGTTTTCTTTCCTAGTATCTCTTAATCCTACAATACCCTCTTTTCTATAAGATCTTATCCATCTAGCTGCCGCTTGTTCGTATCTTCTTTGTCCAAGGATTTGTGTATCAAAACCAGCGTCATTAAAAATAATTTTAGGTGTTTTTCCTTTTAAATATTCTTCTATAAATAATCGCTTAAACTCGTCAGAGTAAGTTATAGATTTTTCACTTACTTTAACTACATAAGGATTTTCATTCAGTAATTCAATAGTTTCTTTATCAAATGTTATCTTACTCATGTTTTTCCTCCAATATAGATATTATTATTATACAAAAAAGTACCTATAAACGAGACACTTTTTTTCAAAGTGTCCTGTTCATAGGTACCATTTTATTGACGCCTTTGTCTTTTTTTATTAATTATTATCTTTTTATTACTATATCACACTTTTAATATATTAAATATGACATGTAGCATAAAATTATTTGTACTCCAGCACACTTTTATTAGAACTATTGTTAATCAATAAAAATAAGTAATAACCTAAGCTATTACTTATATATATGAATGTGTAGCTATGAATATTTATAAATAACTCTATTTCTTAACCAAAAGAGCTACATTTTCCACATGCTTTGTCATAGGAAACATATCTACTGGCTGTACTTCTACAGTTTTATATCCCTGCTCCTCTAAATATTTTAAATCCCTTGCAAGAGTACTTGGATCACATGACACATAAACAATCTTCTTAGGTTTTGCTTTTCCTAAAGCATCTAAAAGTTTTGAATCGCATCCTTTTCTTGGAGGATCTACAACTATTACATCTGGTATAATCCCATCATCAATTAATTTTGGTATTATTTCTTCTGACTTACCTACAAAAAACTCTGCATTATTAATATTATTAATTTCTGCATTAACCTTAGCATTATCTATAGCTTGAGGTATTATTTCAACTCCATAGACTTTTTTTGCTTTTTGAGATAAAAATAAACTTATTGTTCCTGTTCCGCAGTATGCATCAAAGACAATTTCATCACCATTTAAATCTGCATATTCTAATGCTTTGTTATACAAAACCTCTGTCTGTACAGGATTTACTTGGAAGAACGACAATGGTGAAATATTAAATTTATATTCACCTATATAGTCACATATATAATCTGACCCCCAAAGAGTTATGCACTTTTCTCCCATTACTAAATTTGTGTCTTTATCATTTATGTTTTGAATTATACTCTTTATAGAATTATTATTACTATTTAAGCTGTCTATAAGTTCATTTACATAAGGAATCTTCTTATTAGTTGTAACTAATATAACCATTACCTCATCTGTTTTAAATGCTTTTCTAATTACTATATGTCTTAAAATTCCATTTTTAAATAGCTTTCCATCTTTTTTAGCCGGCATTATAGAATACTTATTCATCCAATTTCTTATTATACTTACTATTCTTTCTGATTCCTCATCTTGAAGTAAACAAGTATCCATATCTATAATTTCATGACTCTTTTCACTAAAAAATCCTATAGATAACTTTCCATTAACAAGCCCAACAGGAAATTGAACTTTATTTCTATATCTATATACACCATCCATACCTATTGGGTAGTTAACAATACTTTCATCAAGACCACCAATTTTTCTAATACAGTCTTTTACTCTTGAAAACTTATAATCAAGCTGTCCTTCATAACTTAAGTGTTGTAATGTACATCCCCCACACATATTGTAACTACTGCATTTTGGTTCTCTTCTCTCTGGTGATTCTTCTAATATTTCTATAAGCTTACCATAAGCAAAATTCTTTTTAACCTTTATTATGTTAACTTTTACTTTCTCTCCAATTAAAGCTCCAGATATAAACACAGGATATCCATCTATCTTTGCTATCCCTTCACCTTCATAACCTAGGGCTTCAATATTTAATATATATTCCTTATCTTTTTCTACCACTTGTACACGTCCTTTTTATTATTTATGTTAACTTTAATTCTTTTCTTTAGTAATTCTCTCAAGATCACTTAATATAAATAATATCTGACCTCTCTTATTTTCATAAAATAATTTAATATCTTCAACAGTAGGCTGTTTATATCTATGACATGCAGAATTTCTATACTTATTCAAAATTATAAAAAATGTGTCTTCTACATTAGTAAAATATCCATTGTTTCTGCACTGATTTATCATATCCATATTGTTTTGAAAATTATTTACTGATAATCCAGAACTCTTTAATATACTAGTTATAGCTGAAAAAATCTCTTCTCTAATTTGTACAAAACTCATTCTTATACTATTTCCTATAATTGATTCCATGTTACTATCATATTTTAATTTATCATAGACCGCAAATGCATTATCCAAATCATTTAAGCTCTCTTTTATATTTGCATTTATCGCCTTTATTCTTCCATAATTATAATATACCATAGAAAATCCTCCCTACATCATTGCAATTAAATCTTGAGCAATATACATTATTTCATCAATATTTCTATCAAACCACTCACAAAATTCCTCTGATAATTTTCCTATAGGTCTTCCTGCTAATACTTCATTTAAAAATAGTATTCTATTTTTATTAGGTATAACAAGATCTACTTCTCTTCCTATTTTTTGTTCTAATTCATACTCTAATAAGACTCTTTGTTCATCTGTTACATTTTTGCAAAACCATCCAATATCAATATCTGAATCTTCATCAAAAAACTCAGTATTATAACTTCCAAATATATAAATACCTTCTGTTTTATCTTGTGGTAAAGTTTCTAATATAATTTTTTCAATTTTTTCTTTATCAATCACTTTAATCACAATCCTTACTTACTTACTTCTATGTCTTATATTATATCCTACAAACAAATCTAATAAAACAAATTAGTCAAAATAAAAAATCCAGACTATTTTGATACCATAAATGTTATCTTATTATAATTTCACATAAAAAAAGAGCACCCGAAGGTGCCAATACAGAATCAGTTGCCATTTAATTCCATATATAATAAGTATTCCGCATTCAACGCGATAATATACATTATATAATAACTATAACATAAATAATTGTTAATTTTCTGTTAACTTTTTTTATTTTAAATAAATTTAACAGTATACATTTTAATTAATGATTAAAAGAGTTAAATTTTAATCATTATAAAACATCTTAATTGAATAAATATAAATAGAGACATAATTATTTATTCAATAATTATGTCTCTATCATTCCTGTTTAATTATATAAATATTAGTTTACGCAAAATCTTAAGAATAACTCTTATTTTTTATTGTTTTAAAATATCTATTTATTAAAACTATTTAACTTCAGTAACCTTTAATAAGTTAGTAGCACCAACTTGATCTACTGGTACACCAGCTGCTAATACAACTGTATCTCCAGCTGCAACGAATTCACTGTTCTTAGCGATTTCTACTGATTTTTCTAACATTTCATCAGTTGAAGCCATTTTGTCAGCAACTACTGGATATACACCCCATGAGAATGATAATTGTCTAGCAACTATTACGTCTGGAGTAACAGCTATAATTGGACATTCTGGTCTGCATTGAGAAATTCTCTTAGCAGTAGCTCCTGTTTGAGTTGAAGTTATAACAGCTGAAGCATTTAATTCATTAGCTGCATTAGCTGCTGCTCTTGAGATAACTCCTGAAATAGCTGGAGTATGAGATTTAGCCTTAGATACAGCTACTTTGTATTCTAAAGTTTTTTCAGTTTCTTCAGCAATTTTAGCCATTGTGCTTACTGCTTCTACTGGGTAATCTCCGTTAGCACTTTCACCTGATAACATGATACAATCAGTTCCATCTAAGATAGCGTTAGCTACGTCTGAAACTTCTGCTCTTGTTGGTCTTGGGTTTCTGATCATTGAGTCTAACATTTGTGTAGCAGTTACTACTGGCTTACCAGCTTCGTTACACTTCTTGATGATCATTTTTTGTACTGCAGGTACGTTTTGTACTGGGATTTCAACACCAAGGTCTCCTCTAGCAACCATGATTAAATCTGATTCTGCTAAGATTTCATCGATGTTATCAACACCTTCTTGGTTTTCGATCTTAGAACATATTAATATTCTTTCTCCACCGTTTTCGTTTAATAATTTTCTGATAGCTCTAACGTCATCAGCTTTTCTGATGAATGAAGCAGCGATCATGTTTACGCCCATTTCACATCCAAATATTAAATCACCTTTATCTTTTTCAGTTAAAGCTGGTAATTTAATAGATACTCCAGGAACGTTAACTCCTTTATGAGTTCCAACTAAACCAGTGTTTTGAACTTCACACTTAACAGCGTTTCCTTCGATAGA
This genomic interval carries:
- a CDS encoding S8 family serine peptidase, with amino-acid sequence MAEIQREVSSKADVLIGLLTNVPKEILDELGYKYQSQDNNLELTILYRGTPEQTKAFIEGLGGKFQDLGFNFAVVNIPREKLEQLSLSNAIQYIELPKSLYEQDQESNRVSCIAQLAPNFDVSGEGVLVGFVDSGIDYTHPAFMNTAGTTRIEYIYDLSTGGNIYNKQMIEEAIKSSNPYSIVPSIDNTGHGTHVAGIACAGGNINPMYRGAAPNASIAMVKAARGTAVLSSQIMQGIKFLLDRSKELNMPLVINISLSTNDGAHDGSSLLEQYIRTVQSLERVAIVIAAGNEGDAGHHVGGELTKTQRKIFNIASEEKSIVMNLYKPILPDISINVINPMSQSSGNITIREGYIQGTIGSNRYDIYVSGPKPFELNSEIKIILSARTGFLAEGVWALEINVLNEYLGEYSIWLPVLEGLNPATKFLEPNQYNTLGIPATVDNIIAVGSYNYRTNNLSSFSGRGAQNRGNLVKPDLVAPGEEIVGPVPNGGYDSKTGTSMAAPQVAGICALMMQWGIIKGNDLYLFGQRLKYYLLKGAQRRRTDVTYPNPLWGYGEVCALNSFNLLQADLNAILSRRYVKQKEVIVTNNTFIEYNIMKKNIKRKFMNNRSNGNFRADVGGLKIQCFRGDDYIPIDGARITVSGTTGFENVNNIELVTDVVGLTQIVELPTPPVEYSLDPNINQIPYSLYDLTVERDGFDTVIIRGCQVFPTQIAYQVVNLENNLGRGGMRQEVINIPPNTLNGDYPPKIPEDPEKPLPPPTSGVVLPQPIVPEYIIVHQGVPDDPSAPNYKVPFKDYIKNVASCEIYSTWTNSAIRANIFCIISFTLNRIYTEWYRGKGKNFDITSSTAYDHAFAYGRNFYDNISQIVDEIFSTYVRRIGRKQPLLTQYCDGKRVSCPEWLSQWGSQKLGVQGKVPYEILRYYYGNNIELVTAEKVAGSPQSYPGRPLTIGSSGSAVRTIQSQLNRIARNYPLIPRVAEDGIYGPKTAEAVKTFQQIFGLPQTGVVDYATWYKISDVYVGVTRIAELTTTESSRIVRQNMFIPPIIPGLDNKRGIPKFYY
- a CDS encoding IS3 family transposase translates to MSKITFDKETIELLNENPYVVKVSEKSITYSDEFKRLFIEEYLKGKTPKIIFNDAGFDTQILGQRRYEQAAARWIRSYRKEGIVGLRDTRKENSGRPSEKQLSKDDIIQKQEAKIKLLEEQLELLKKLDVTERRLVNSSVNLEGKEIFKLIYETITNNSYKNMVSYFCDLLNVSRSGYYNYLNTLDNQILMENKDLEARDNILMAYNYKGYSKGSRSIKMVLENELSIIYSRKKIQRIMRKYNIKCPIRKANPYRRMAKATKEHTVVPNLLERNFKQGVPGKVLLTDITYLPYGNNHMAYLSTIKDGSSNDILAYHVSDSIKLDIAITTINKLITHHKDDLHESAFVHSDQGFHYTSPKFQKLLKDNNLGQSMSRRGNCWDNAPQESFFGHMKDEIDFQSCNTLEELIDMIDDYINYYNNYRYQWNLKKMTPKQYRNHLLLAS
- the rlmD gene encoding 23S rRNA (uracil(1939)-C(5))-methyltransferase RlmD, whose product is MVEKDKEYILNIEALGYEGEGIAKIDGYPVFISGALIGEKVKVNIIKVKKNFAYGKLIEILEESPERREPKCSSYNMCGGCTLQHLSYEGQLDYKFSRVKDCIRKIGGLDESIVNYPIGMDGVYRYRNKVQFPVGLVNGKLSIGFFSEKSHEIIDMDTCLLQDEESERIVSIIRNWMNKYSIMPAKKDGKLFKNGILRHIVIRKAFKTDEVMVILVTTNKKIPYVNELIDSLNSNNNSIKSIIQNINDKDTNLVMGEKCITLWGSDYICDYIGEYKFNISPLSFFQVNPVQTEVLYNKALEYADLNGDEIVFDAYCGTGTISLFLSQKAKKVYGVEIIPQAIDNAKVNAEINNINNAEFFVGKSEEIIPKLIDDGIIPDVIVVDPPRKGCDSKLLDALGKAKPKKIVYVSCDPSTLARDLKYLEEQGYKTVEVQPVDMFPMTKHVENVALLVKK
- a CDS encoding nucleotidyltransferase family protein; translation: MIDKEKIEKIILETLPQDKTEGIYIFGSYNTEFFDEDSDIDIGWFCKNVTDEQRVLLEYELEQKIGREVDLVIPNKNRILFLNEVLAGRPIGKLSEEFCEWFDRNIDEIMYIAQDLIAMM
- the pyk gene encoding pyruvate kinase, producing the protein MRKTKMICTIGPASEDRETLKKVMLAGMNASRHNFSHGDHEEHKGRIVKVREIAKELGREVAVILDTKGPEIRTGKFEPNKVELQKGTEFTVYAGDMSVVGDTTKCAVTYEGLANDVVPGNTILIDDGLVGLTVKSIEGNAVKCEVQNTGLVGTHKGVNVPGVSIKLPALTEKDKGDLIFGCEMGVNMIAASFIRKADDVRAIRKLLNENGGERILICSKIENQEGVDNIDEILAESDLIMVARGDLGVEIPVQNVPAVQKMIIKKCNEAGKPVVTATQMLDSMIRNPRPTRAEVSDVANAILDGTDCIMLSGESANGDYPVEAVSTMAKIAEETEKTLEYKVAVSKAKSHTPAISGVISRAAANAANELNASAVITSTQTGATAKRISQCRPECPIIAVTPDVIVARQLSFSWGVYPVVADKMASTDEMLEKSVEIAKNSEFVAAGDTVVLAAGVPVDQVGATNLLKVTEVK